In Bacillus cereus ATCC 14579, a single window of DNA contains:
- a CDS encoding DUF4052 domain-containing protein, producing MTMLMKQLRLHINFHYKAILIFWIVALLIKGALYAAHLNEAKVGYLPEIINNPSIAIMIFIVGSVFIVQDDLFRLAVSFGITRIQYFIGAICYIVLQSALFSFLQILFLQDIKYNLVNINFGEQLIQQFILQFLFYVTIACFFQVVVIFKQRFQWIGLMIGGSLFLSTNSVLYGEVGIEGLLFTNDVSLIDIPYFIVISIGLTILYIITSSIFIRKVSFERTV from the coding sequence ATGACGATGTTAATGAAACAATTGAGGTTACATATAAATTTTCATTATAAAGCAATTTTAATATTTTGGATTGTAGCTTTATTAATAAAAGGAGCTTTATATGCTGCTCATTTAAATGAAGCGAAAGTTGGTTATTTACCCGAAATTATCAATAATCCTTCAATTGCAATTATGATTTTTATAGTAGGGAGTGTTTTCATTGTTCAAGATGATTTATTTCGTTTAGCAGTTTCATTTGGTATAACGAGAATACAATATTTTATCGGAGCGATTTGTTATATTGTGTTGCAATCCGCATTGTTTTCATTCCTTCAAATACTGTTTTTACAAGATATAAAATATAACTTAGTAAATATTAACTTTGGAGAGCAATTAATACAACAGTTTATTTTACAATTTTTATTTTATGTTACGATAGCATGTTTCTTTCAAGTAGTAGTAATTTTTAAGCAAAGATTTCAATGGATTGGTCTCATGATTGGTGGGTCGCTTTTCCTTTCAACAAATAGTGTGCTGTATGGAGAAGTAGGGATAGAGGGATTGTTATTTACAAATGATGTATCTTTAATAGATATCCCTTATTTTATTGTTATTTCAATTGGATTAACAATTCTTTATATCATAACTAGTAGTATATTTATTCGTAAAGTATCATTTGAACGAACAGTTTAA
- a CDS encoding GlsB/YeaQ/YmgE family stress response membrane protein, protein MIWSLIVGGILGWLASLITGKDVPGGVIGNIIAGIIGSWVGSKLLGSFGPVIGGYAIIPALIGAIILIFIVSFLLRAMRK, encoded by the coding sequence ATGATTTGGTCTTTAATCGTCGGTGGTATATTAGGATGGCTTGCGAGCTTAATTACTGGAAAGGACGTACCTGGTGGTGTAATTGGTAATATTATTGCTGGTATTATCGGTTCTTGGGTTGGTTCGAAATTACTTGGTAGTTTTGGTCCAGTCATTGGCGGATATGCAATTATTCCAGCTTTAATCGGTGCGATCATTTTAATTTTCATCGTAAGCTTCTTATTACGAGCAATGCGAAAATGA
- the exsC gene encoding exosporium protein ExsC, translating into MTHIIDYQATQPISKTGETTFAIPSSPNKAILANLKLRISSRDSRNNRVELIATIGVEGITGTSQVLFRIFRDNIEVFNAQVGIESTDSEQFYVQTFQAIDQNVSSGTHEYSLTVENLTSGASAEVVGPLSFSALAIGKEQKCC; encoded by the coding sequence ATGACTCATATCATTGATTACCAAGCTACTCAACCTATTAGTAAAACTGGTGAAACAACTTTTGCAATCCCCTCTTCTCCAAATAAAGCAATTTTAGCAAATTTGAAATTGAGAATTTCAAGTAGAGATTCACGTAATAATCGAGTAGAATTAATCGCTACAATTGGTGTAGAAGGAATAACTGGGACTTCACAAGTTTTATTCCGAATTTTCCGTGATAATATTGAAGTTTTTAATGCACAAGTAGGTATTGAATCTACAGATTCTGAACAATTTTACGTACAAACATTTCAAGCTATAGATCAAAACGTTAGCAGTGGAACACACGAATATTCATTAACTGTAGAAAACCTTACTAGTGGTGCTAGTGCAGAAGTTGTTGGTCCTCTATCTTTTAGCGCTTTAGCTATTGGAAAAGAGCAAAAATGTTGCTAA
- a CDS encoding DUF4825 domain-containing protein translates to MKYMHHNIIVMLTIFLFIAACSNGERIKDIYDVRSDDFKKYTGTYVGNNSDVVAIVNHLPGGGTVQSISLENENIKVNYGAKESGALTEEMIETYWFDEKDTMKKNFLFNATYLVILVPNAKAYEFQMENKNFKITREEMLSILHREFDDFPKEKDIWDKNKVIKFFNGNEEKIKMLVEDKDFRKSLFAKYPVSQLK, encoded by the coding sequence ATGAAATATATGCATCATAACATAATCGTTATGCTAACAATTTTTTTATTCATTGCGGCTTGTTCTAACGGAGAAAGAATAAAAGATATATATGATGTTAGGTCAGATGATTTTAAGAAATATACTGGGACATACGTTGGTAATAATTCAGATGTGGTTGCAATTGTTAATCATTTACCCGGTGGTGGAACAGTTCAAAGTATAAGTTTAGAAAATGAAAATATAAAAGTGAACTATGGTGCAAAAGAGAGTGGAGCTCTTACAGAAGAAATGATTGAGACGTATTGGTTTGATGAGAAAGATACGATGAAGAAGAATTTTCTCTTTAATGCTACCTATCTAGTAATTTTAGTACCAAACGCAAAAGCTTATGAGTTTCAAATGGAAAATAAAAACTTTAAGATAACGAGGGAAGAAATGTTATCAATTTTGCATAGGGAATTCGATGATTTTCCAAAAGAAAAAGATATATGGGATAAAAATAAAGTTATAAAGTTCTTTAACGGCAATGAAGAAAAAATTAAAATGCTTGTGGAAGATAAAGATTTTCGGAAATCTTTATTTGCTAAATATCCAGTGAGCCAGTTGAAATAA
- a CDS encoding DUF3970 family protein: MIRVRIEGTEEEMLEFMEKMPDIPGFEKIHLREPRKGNNPKYDSSKNVLAYLSYKKIEVANK; the protein is encoded by the coding sequence ATGATTCGTGTACGCATTGAAGGTACTGAGGAAGAAATGCTTGAATTTATGGAGAAAATGCCGGACATTCCTGGATTTGAAAAGATACATTTGAGAGAGCCGAGAAAAGGAAATAACCCGAAATACGATTCAAGTAAAAATGTACTTGCATATTTGTCTTATAAAAAGATTGAAGTCGCCAATAAATAG
- a CDS encoding CcdC family protein, with product MGDTSSLITVFLCIALLIFWRRYRSMHKSIKGSGKRILWPLLFLTPGIVWFLSPVHPAILQVIIAVFIGVLFAVPLIVLTNYERRDDGNIYTKKSAAFLITFIALVVLRYSSRKYIVDLDQQTIGLLFYVVAVSYIFPWRIACYIKFRKVWRENNNHAI from the coding sequence ATGGGAGACACGTCCTCACTAATAACCGTCTTTTTATGCATTGCACTACTAATATTTTGGCGTCGTTATCGCTCCATGCATAAGTCAATAAAGGGATCGGGAAAACGTATTTTATGGCCATTACTATTTTTAACACCAGGTATTGTATGGTTTTTAAGTCCCGTACATCCAGCTATATTGCAAGTAATTATAGCGGTATTCATTGGTGTACTTTTTGCTGTGCCGCTTATAGTATTAACAAATTATGAACGAAGAGATGATGGGAATATTTATACGAAAAAAAGTGCAGCTTTTTTAATTACTTTTATTGCACTTGTCGTTTTGAGATACAGTTCAAGAAAATATATTGTTGACTTAGATCAGCAAACAATAGGTTTATTATTTTATGTTGTTGCAGTATCGTATATTTTTCCTTGGAGAATTGCCTGTTATATAAAGTTTAGGAAAGTTTGGCGGGAAAATAATAATCATGCTATATGA
- a CDS encoding 3-hydroxyacyl-ACP dehydratase FabZ family protein → MHIKDTLPHRYPFLMIDKVTNVKQDEFVTGYKLITNNEWFINDSHKHMPHMLIVEALAQLSAFVHTSDSEGLGFLSSLDGVEFHGKAYPGDKLDLHYELTRNRRGFVLGKGIATVNDQPIVTIEKLLIYQAD, encoded by the coding sequence ATGCATATTAAAGACACACTTCCCCATCGTTATCCATTTTTAATGATTGATAAAGTAACAAATGTAAAACAAGATGAATTCGTTACAGGATATAAACTCATTACAAATAACGAATGGTTTATAAATGATAGTCACAAACATATGCCTCATATGTTAATTGTAGAAGCACTTGCTCAGCTTAGTGCATTTGTACATACAAGTGATTCTGAAGGACTAGGATTCCTCTCCTCTTTAGATGGAGTTGAATTCCACGGAAAAGCATATCCCGGTGATAAACTTGATTTACATTATGAGCTAACGCGCAATCGCCGAGGTTTTGTTCTTGGTAAAGGTATTGCAACTGTAAACGACCAGCCTATTGTAACTATAGAAAAACTATTAATATATCAAGCAGATTAA
- a CDS encoding ABC transporter ATP-binding protein, with protein MIALETKDVTKKYKKKIAVNEVTISLEENKIYGLLGRNGAGKTTLLNLLAGQITSSSGSVSIFGEDVFENSKAMQNICFVRVKEESHLSYSVKEIFKICNMFYKNWDQKFAEELAGKFQLNITEKYHKLSHGMQTVVGIIKGLASRATITIFDEPTTGLDAAHRELFYSLLLEDYGEYPRTIILSTHLVEEVTHVIEEVIIIKEGALVVQSTVEDLLQQGHIISGQKGKVEEFLINKKVINKEIYGNKGIAVIWEELSNEDCYSLEKEGLVIDRITLQKLFIHMTGGEVE; from the coding sequence ATGATTGCACTTGAAACGAAAGATGTAACGAAAAAGTATAAAAAGAAAATAGCTGTAAATGAAGTAACGATTTCATTGGAAGAGAATAAAATATATGGTTTGCTTGGAAGGAACGGAGCAGGGAAAACGACTTTATTAAATTTACTAGCAGGACAAATTACTTCAAGTAGTGGAAGTGTATCAATATTTGGTGAAGATGTTTTTGAAAATAGTAAAGCGATGCAAAATATTTGTTTCGTTAGAGTAAAAGAAGAGTCTCATTTAAGTTATAGCGTAAAAGAAATTTTTAAGATATGTAACATGTTTTATAAAAATTGGGATCAGAAGTTTGCTGAAGAACTGGCGGGTAAATTTCAGCTTAATATAACAGAGAAATACCATAAACTATCTCATGGCATGCAAACAGTTGTAGGAATTATTAAAGGGTTAGCAAGCAGAGCGACAATTACTATTTTTGATGAACCAACTACAGGATTAGACGCAGCACATCGTGAGTTATTTTATAGTTTACTACTAGAAGATTACGGGGAGTATCCCAGAACAATTATATTATCAACACATCTGGTAGAAGAAGTAACCCATGTTATTGAAGAAGTAATTATCATAAAAGAAGGTGCACTTGTTGTTCAATCAACAGTGGAAGATTTATTGCAACAAGGTCATATTATTTCAGGGCAAAAAGGTAAAGTGGAGGAGTTCTTGATTAATAAAAAAGTTATAAATAAAGAAATTTATGGGAATAAAGGTATTGCTGTTATATGGGAAGAGCTTTCTAATGAAGATTGTTACTCTCTTGAAAAAGAAGGTTTAGTAATTGATAGAATTACATTACAAAAACTATTTATTCACATGACTGGTGGTGAAGTGGAATGA
- a CDS encoding DinB family protein, with amino-acid sequence MELVYKISYHRMQDHYLPKLVQAIRLVSEEDLWKKETSVNSIGGIVLHICEHLQRNTRRYKDPNTVFENGIEEYFPVKQISSEALLKTVEEIFDEWGKAYIQVWEEKRHIDLQSLLHLVEHTSYHLGQVVDRTKCIEGQQFNFCQNGINEKNLRTRVETSNF; translated from the coding sequence ATGGAGTTAGTATACAAAATTTCTTATCATAGAATGCAGGATCATTATTTACCTAAATTAGTACAGGCAATTAGGCTCGTTAGTGAAGAAGATTTGTGGAAAAAAGAGACCTCTGTTAATTCAATTGGTGGAATCGTACTACATATTTGTGAACATTTACAGAGAAATACAAGGCGTTATAAGGATCCAAATACAGTTTTTGAAAATGGAATTGAAGAATATTTTCCAGTGAAACAAATAAGCTCTGAAGCTTTGTTAAAAACTGTTGAAGAAATATTTGATGAGTGGGGCAAAGCATATATACAGGTCTGGGAAGAAAAAAGGCATATTGATCTTCAAAGTCTATTACATTTGGTTGAGCATACAAGCTATCATTTAGGGCAAGTAGTAGATCGTACAAAATGTATTGAGGGACAACAGTTTAATTTTTGTCAAAATGGTATAAATGAAAAGAATTTGAGAACAAGAGTTGAAACTTCGAATTTTTAG
- a CDS encoding nucleoside hydrolase, translated as MRIVNKKIIFFGDFGIDDAVALIYANKTCKLDILGIVAEYGNVSRDIVTENVYFLERYYATQVKIIEGASRPMTAEEPLFFPEIHGDHGLGPIIPPEMRICKRENFCELIKLIEPCPEDIIIVATGRLTTLATLFLLYPNIMDRICSYYIMGGAFLFPGNVTPVSEANFYGDPIAANIVMKYAKNASIYPLNVTQGALITPEMANIIDKQGTGQAKLIKPMIDFYYENFYKKEYPGIGGSPIHDLLPFISFINDSIFEYKKSAVWISTTNDVTRGQSVADFRKIAEPTRFDDRPIQRIAVGFNYAAFKEEFMRTILKPDCS; from the coding sequence GTGAGAATAGTTAATAAGAAAATTATCTTTTTTGGAGACTTTGGTATTGATGACGCCGTAGCGTTAATTTATGCAAATAAAACATGTAAATTAGATATTCTAGGTATTGTTGCTGAGTACGGGAATGTATCACGAGATATCGTTACGGAAAATGTTTATTTTTTAGAAAGGTACTATGCTACACAAGTGAAAATTATTGAAGGTGCGAGTAGACCGATGACAGCTGAAGAGCCTTTGTTTTTCCCTGAAATCCACGGGGATCACGGTTTAGGTCCTATTATTCCACCTGAGATGAGAATTTGTAAACGAGAAAATTTTTGTGAATTAATCAAATTAATCGAACCTTGTCCAGAAGATATTATAATTGTGGCGACAGGGAGACTAACGACGCTTGCTACGTTATTTTTATTGTATCCAAATATAATGGATCGTATTTGTTCGTATTATATAATGGGCGGCGCTTTCCTATTTCCAGGTAATGTTACACCAGTATCTGAAGCGAATTTTTATGGTGATCCAATTGCAGCAAATATTGTTATGAAATATGCGAAAAACGCTAGCATATACCCGTTAAATGTAACACAGGGCGCGCTTATTACGCCTGAAATGGCGAATATAATAGATAAACAAGGAACTGGACAGGCGAAACTCATTAAACCAATGATTGATTTTTATTATGAGAATTTCTATAAAAAAGAATATCCGGGTATTGGTGGAAGTCCTATACACGATTTACTACCGTTTATCTCGTTTATAAATGACAGTATTTTCGAATATAAAAAATCGGCAGTGTGGATTAGTACGACAAATGATGTGACTAGGGGCCAAAGTGTAGCAGACTTTAGAAAAATAGCTGAGCCAACAAGGTTTGATGATCGGCCGATTCAAAGAATTGCTGTTGGTTTTAACTATGCAGCTTTTAAAGAAGAGTTTATGCGAACAATATTGAAGCCAGATTGTTCTTAA
- a CDS encoding YrzI family small protein — translation MTISVLFLSITIQRNTISKDEILHNEQIEKAMNDVKERQALYCDHL, via the coding sequence ATGACTATTAGCGTATTGTTTTTAAGTATTACGATTCAAAGAAATACAATTTCCAAAGATGAAATTCTTCATAATGAGCAAATTGAAAAAGCTATGAATGATGTTAAGGAGCGCCAAGCACTTTACTGTGATCACCTGTAA
- a CDS encoding YqbF domain-containing protein has protein sequence MYYVKLIKGQSFYAFDHRFLVSEEEEVSEKIYNYLRRNEFFEVRKEEYSA, from the coding sequence ATGTACTATGTGAAATTAATTAAAGGTCAATCATTCTATGCTTTTGATCATCGTTTCTTAGTGTCTGAAGAAGAAGAAGTTTCCGAGAAAATTTATAATTACTTACGACGTAATGAATTTTTTGAAGTACGTAAAGAAGAATATTCTGCTTAA
- a CDS encoding MFS transporter, with protein MWRNKNVWIVLIGEFIAGLGLWLGILGNLEFMQKYVPSDFMKSVILFIGLLAGVLVGPMAGRVIDQYEKKKVLLYAGFGRVLSVIFMFFAIQFESIAFMIAFMVALQISAAFYFPALQSVIPLIVREHELLQMNGVHMNVGTIARIAGTSLGGILLVVMSLQYMYAFSMAAYALLFLSTFFLQFEDKKSTTPSKQAAKDNSFMEVFRILKGIPIAFTALILSIIPLLFIAGFNLMVINISEMQHDPTIKGFIYTIEGVAFMIGAFVIKRLSDHFKPEKLLYFFAVCTAFAHLSLFFSDIKWMALTSFGLFGFSVGCFFPIMSTIFQTKVEKSYHGRLFSFRNMFERVMFQIVLLGTGFFLDTIGLQYMVLIFGVVSLLIISISLSKQKHYEKQHSQSANL; from the coding sequence ATGTGGCGTAATAAAAACGTTTGGATTGTTTTAATTGGGGAGTTTATTGCAGGTCTAGGATTATGGCTTGGTATTCTTGGGAACCTTGAATTTATGCAAAAATATGTCCCTTCTGATTTCATGAAATCAGTTATATTATTTATCGGACTATTAGCCGGTGTTCTAGTTGGACCTATGGCTGGCCGTGTCATCGATCAGTATGAAAAGAAAAAAGTTCTTCTTTACGCTGGGTTTGGTCGAGTTTTAAGTGTTATTTTCATGTTTTTTGCTATTCAATTTGAAAGTATCGCATTTATGATTGCATTTATGGTTGCTCTTCAAATTTCAGCAGCATTTTATTTCCCTGCATTACAATCTGTAATTCCACTCATCGTACGTGAGCATGAGTTATTACAAATGAACGGTGTACATATGAATGTTGGTACAATTGCTCGTATTGCAGGTACTTCACTAGGTGGAATTCTTTTAGTTGTGATGAGTTTACAGTACATGTATGCCTTCTCAATGGCAGCATACGCCTTATTATTCCTCTCGACTTTCTTCCTACAATTCGAAGACAAGAAATCAACAACACCAAGTAAACAAGCTGCAAAAGATAATAGCTTTATGGAAGTATTTCGTATTTTAAAAGGAATTCCTATTGCTTTTACAGCACTTATATTAAGTATCATCCCTCTATTATTTATAGCTGGGTTTAATTTAATGGTTATTAACATTAGCGAAATGCAACATGATCCTACGATTAAAGGGTTCATATATACAATTGAAGGTGTCGCATTTATGATAGGTGCCTTCGTAATTAAACGTCTATCTGATCATTTCAAACCTGAAAAATTACTATATTTCTTTGCAGTTTGTACTGCTTTTGCACATCTGTCATTGTTCTTTAGCGATATAAAATGGATGGCTCTTACATCATTTGGGTTGTTTGGGTTTAGTGTTGGCTGCTTCTTCCCTATTATGTCGACGATTTTCCAAACGAAAGTGGAAAAAAGTTATCACGGTCGCCTCTTCTCATTCCGTAATATGTTTGAGAGGGTTATGTTCCAAATCGTCTTACTTGGCACAGGCTTCTTCTTAGATACAATTGGGTTACAATATATGGTTCTCATCTTCGGAGTCGTTTCATTATTGATTATTTCTATTTCCCTCTCTAAGCAGAAACATTATGAAAAACAGCATTCGCAATCTGCGAATTTATAA
- a CDS encoding class I SAM-dependent methyltransferase, whose amino-acid sequence MSKEELVKKQFGSNADKYVNSKVHAKGLDLQYVVQQVESRHNNRLLDVATGGGHVANMLAPMFEEVVALDLTEQMLEKAKVFIKQNGHENVSFVAGNAEDLPFADHFFDTITCRIAAHHFTNPAQFIYEVNRTLKDNGLFILIDNVSPENNEYDTFYNFIEKKRDPSHERALKKTEWLTLLQKNGLQMQSCLTFDKKFDFDWWCNMMDVPLQKREKLTECMMKAPNEMKGYFNIQFKNNKVESFYTEMAMFICKKSTTLKR is encoded by the coding sequence ATGAGTAAAGAAGAGCTTGTGAAAAAACAGTTTGGCAGTAATGCAGATAAATATGTAAATAGTAAAGTACATGCTAAAGGACTGGATTTACAATATGTAGTTCAACAAGTTGAGTCTCGTCATAATAATCGTCTTCTTGATGTTGCTACTGGTGGTGGACATGTGGCAAATATGTTAGCACCTATGTTTGAAGAAGTAGTTGCACTTGATTTAACAGAACAGATGTTAGAAAAAGCAAAAGTTTTTATAAAGCAGAATGGGCATGAAAATGTATCTTTTGTAGCAGGAAACGCAGAGGATTTACCATTTGCAGACCATTTTTTTGATACAATCACATGCCGGATTGCAGCCCATCATTTTACGAATCCGGCTCAATTTATTTATGAAGTAAATCGTACATTGAAGGATAATGGATTATTCATCTTAATAGATAATGTTTCGCCAGAAAATAATGAATATGATACATTTTATAATTTTATAGAAAAAAAGCGAGACCCAAGTCATGAACGAGCTCTAAAAAAGACAGAATGGCTTACTTTATTACAAAAAAACGGTTTGCAAATGCAGTCATGTCTTACTTTTGATAAGAAATTTGATTTTGACTGGTGGTGTAATATGATGGATGTCCCTTTACAAAAGCGTGAAAAATTAACAGAATGTATGATGAAAGCACCAAACGAAATGAAGGGATATTTTAATATTCAATTTAAAAATAATAAAGTAGAGTCGTTCTATACTGAAATGGCTATGTTTATATGTAAAAAAAGTACAACATTAAAAAGATAA
- the coaW gene encoding type II pantothenate kinase, which produces MERTIGIDAGGTLTKIAYFNKKKLLTFEKFYSHEQHKIIDWIKNNNGIKQICITGGKSKLLQQLLTGSYKIIELSEFEATLAGVQFILKEEQHTINNFILTNIGTGTSIHYVYNEQYIRAGGTGVGGGTIMGLSKLLTNIDHFEDVIPLTKVGSRKELDITVGDIYGGILSPIDNNLTASNFGKAAITESNNSSSDILATVQGLVGEVVTALSLQFAETKNIEHIIYIGSTLCNNVQLQHIISSYTEYQNKTPIFLQDGGNSGAIGALLHATK; this is translated from the coding sequence ATGGAACGTACTATCGGTATCGATGCTGGAGGCACATTAACGAAAATAGCTTATTTTAACAAAAAAAAGCTATTAACTTTTGAAAAATTTTATTCGCATGAACAACATAAAATAATAGATTGGATTAAAAACAACAATGGCATAAAACAAATATGTATTACGGGGGGTAAATCGAAACTATTACAGCAACTGCTTACAGGTTCATATAAAATAATAGAGCTAAGCGAATTTGAAGCTACTCTTGCAGGTGTCCAATTCATATTAAAAGAAGAACAACATACTATAAACAATTTTATTTTAACCAATATCGGTACAGGTACTTCTATCCATTATGTTTATAATGAACAATATATTCGCGCTGGTGGAACCGGAGTTGGCGGTGGGACTATTATGGGACTTTCAAAATTGTTAACAAATATAGATCATTTTGAAGATGTAATCCCTCTAACAAAGGTAGGATCTAGAAAAGAACTAGATATTACGGTTGGAGATATTTATGGTGGTATTCTTTCCCCTATCGATAATAACTTAACTGCTAGTAACTTCGGAAAAGCAGCCATTACAGAATCAAATAATAGTAGCTCCGATATACTAGCTACTGTACAAGGACTTGTTGGTGAAGTCGTTACTGCATTAAGCCTTCAATTCGCTGAAACAAAAAACATTGAACATATTATTTATATTGGTTCGACTTTATGTAATAACGTACAACTTCAACATATTATTAGTAGCTACACCGAATATCAAAATAAAACACCAATCTTTTTACAAGATGGTGGTAATAGCGGTGCAATTGGTGCATTACTTCATGCTACGAAATAA
- a CDS encoding 2'-5' RNA ligase family protein, which yields MRTILLFLNNMFISEIEDIRQKHDPLFGLISPHITIVFPFESSISNDELKLHIINVSKPIQNIEIEFTNQITSEREYLFLRVEKGKEQIEELHNILYTGPLLQFLKEDIPYIPHVTVGRKESAELAAEVVKEIPSFHGKLNCVIDRISVERIGENGESIIEFEVPFLKS from the coding sequence ATGCGTACAATTTTACTTTTTCTAAACAACATGTTCATTAGCGAAATCGAGGACATTAGGCAAAAACATGATCCTTTATTTGGATTAATTTCACCGCATATTACAATTGTATTCCCATTTGAAAGTTCGATTTCAAATGATGAGCTGAAATTACATATTATAAATGTATCAAAACCGATACAGAATATAGAAATTGAATTTACGAATCAAATTACAAGTGAAAGAGAATATTTGTTTTTACGAGTTGAAAAGGGGAAAGAACAAATAGAGGAACTACATAATATTCTATATACAGGACCTTTATTACAATTTTTGAAAGAAGACATTCCGTACATCCCGCATGTCACAGTCGGAAGAAAAGAAAGTGCCGAATTAGCTGCTGAAGTAGTGAAGGAGATTCCTAGTTTTCATGGGAAGTTAAATTGTGTGATTGATAGAATAAGCGTGGAGCGAATTGGAGAGAACGGGGAATCAATTATTGAATTTGAAGTGCCATTTCTAAAAAGCTGA
- a CDS encoding LL-diaminopimelate aminotransferase: MTYTLATRMKAFQSSIFSELGAYKKEKIAAGHNMIDLSIGNPDMPPADFVRETMVHTASEKESYGYTLSGIQEFHEAVTEYYNNTHNVLLNADKEVLLLMGSQDGLVHLPMVYANPGDIILVPDPGYTAYETGIQMAGAISYYMPLKKENDFLPDLEVIPEEIADLAKMMILNFPGNPVPAMAHEDFFKEVIAFAKKHNIIVVHDFAYAEFYFDGNKPISFLSVPGAKEVGVEINSLSKSYSLAGSRIGYMIGNEEIVRALTQFKSNTDYGVFLPIQKAACAALRNGATFCEKNREIYQERRDTLIDGFRTFGWNVDKPAGSMFVWAEIPQGWTSLDFAYALMDRANVVVTPGHAFGPHGEGFVRIALVQDKEVLQQVVENIRNSGIFVLEKVNELVKN; encoded by the coding sequence ATGACTTACACGTTAGCAACTAGAATGAAAGCATTCCAATCTTCTATATTTAGTGAATTAGGAGCCTATAAAAAAGAAAAAATTGCAGCAGGTCATAACATGATTGATTTGAGCATCGGAAATCCTGATATGCCGCCCGCTGATTTTGTAAGAGAAACAATGGTACATACAGCGAGTGAGAAAGAGAGCTACGGGTATACATTATCAGGTATTCAAGAATTTCACGAAGCTGTAACTGAATATTACAACAATACTCATAACGTTTTATTAAATGCGGATAAAGAAGTTTTATTATTAATGGGTTCACAAGACGGGCTCGTTCATTTACCTATGGTTTATGCAAATCCAGGTGATATTATATTAGTTCCTGATCCAGGATATACAGCTTATGAAACAGGTATTCAAATGGCTGGTGCAATATCTTACTACATGCCTTTAAAGAAAGAGAATGATTTCTTACCAGACTTAGAAGTCATCCCTGAAGAAATTGCCGATCTAGCGAAGATGATGATTTTAAACTTCCCAGGGAATCCCGTTCCAGCAATGGCTCATGAAGATTTCTTTAAAGAAGTAATCGCATTCGCGAAAAAGCATAATATTATCGTTGTCCATGATTTTGCTTATGCCGAATTTTATTTTGATGGTAATAAGCCAATTAGCTTCCTCTCTGTACCTGGTGCTAAAGAAGTTGGCGTAGAAATCAATTCTTTGTCAAAAAGTTATAGTTTAGCAGGTAGCCGTATTGGATATATGATTGGAAACGAAGAAATTGTTCGTGCACTTACTCAATTTAAATCTAATACCGATTACGGTGTATTTTTACCAATTCAAAAAGCGGCATGTGCTGCACTAAGAAACGGTGCTACGTTTTGTGAGAAAAACCGTGAAATTTATCAAGAACGTAGAGATACACTAATCGATGGATTCCGAACATTTGGCTGGAATGTCGATAAGCCAGCTGGTAGTATGTTTGTCTGGGCAGAAATTCCACAAGGATGGACTTCTCTAGACTTCGCTTATGCATTAATGGATCGTGCGAATGTCGTTGTTACACCTGGTCATGCATTTGGACCTCACGGAGAAGGCTTCGTACGTATTGCACTCGTTCAAGATAAAGAAGTGTTGCAACAAGTTGTTGAAAACATTAGAAATAGCGGCATTTTCGTCCTTGAAAAAGTAAATGAATTAGTTAAAAATTAA